A segment of the Alistipes communis genome:
CGCCCCCATTACGATGGAGTCGCTGATCGAACAGCTCGAACAGCAGGAGATGCAGCGGCTGTCGAAATACCTCGACGAGCAGCAGCAGAACCGCAAGAACCGCAAGGACGACCAGCAGGGGCAGTCTTCGTCGGGCATGGGCTTCGGCGGCGCGATGGGCGGTCTGGGTAGCATGGGCGGATCCGGCGGCATGGGCGGTGCGTTGGGAGGATTCGGCAACTCGTTCTAAATGTGTACGATGAAAACGATGAAGTTCATAACTCTTTGTGCGTCCGTGTTGCTCGCGGCCTCCGCGGCCCGTGCGCAGCACACGGTCGGCGTCTTCGGCGGTTTCGGGACGGGTACGGCCCGCTTCTACCCTGCACAGGAGACGAAATCCGTCGGCGGGCGCTTCTCCGGCGGTTTCTCGTGGCGCTATTATTCGGCCACGCGCTTCGTGGGGTGCGTCGGTGTCGATCTGGAATTCTTGCAGCGAGGGTTCGCCTATGCGCCCTTCGCCTCGACCACCGAGAACGAAGCCGATTACGTCTACTATACGCGCAAGCTCAACTCGTTCGTGGTGCCGCTCGTGTGGCAGCCCCACTTCTATCTGGCGCGGCGTCACCTGCGCGTCTATCTGGAAGCGGCGCTGACCTTCTCCTATAATTTCGATTCGAGTTACGTCAACGACGTCGCCCGCGAGAACGGCGTCGAACCGTGGCGCGGCAAGTACGAATTCAAGACCGCACGCGACAACCGCTGGGGGTACGGCCTGGCGGGCGGCGCGGGGCTCGCGGTGTTGATCGGGCGCTTCGAGGTGAGCGCCGGCGCACGCTACTATTTCGGCTATTCCGACATCCTGCGCAATCGCAACAAATATTACGACAATGCGGTCGACGGCGCCGAGAACCCCTTCTGGTATACGCCCCAGCGTTCGCCGATGGACAACCTGATGGTGCGTATCGGCGTAGCCTACCGCTTCGCCCCCGAATTCAAGTCGTGGACCGTGAAGCGGCAGAAACGGGAGAAGATGAAGGCGGGATTCGATTTCGGAGAAAAACCACAGAAATAGATACTTATGACAGAGAACCTATCGATGCGGCAACAGAAGATTGCCCGACAGATACAGCGCGATATGGCCGACATCTTCTCGAAGGAGGCCGCTTCGTTTCTGCAAGGGGCGATGGTCACGGTCACGGCCGTGCGCGTCTCGCCCGATTTCGGTTATGCGAAGATCTACGTCAGCGTCTTCCCCTTCGACCGCAGCACGGCGGTGATGGCCGTACTCGACAAGCAGAACTGGCTGCTGCGCCGCAGTCTGGGACAGCGCGTCCACAACCAGTTGAAGACCGTCCCCGAGATTCAGTTCTTTCTGGACGACTCGTTGGAGTATATCGACAATATCGACCAGTTGCTCCGCGAGGAGAAGTAACGCGGCTACGGGATGCTCGCCGGCTGGTTCGCACGACGTTACTTCTTTTCGAAGAAGTCCCACTCGGTGATCAATCTGATCGCCGGCGTGAGCGTCGTGTCCGTGGCCGTTCCGGTGGCGGCGATGATCGTCCTGCTGTCGGTTTTCAACGGCTTCGAGCAACTGGTGCGGTCGATGAATTCGCATTTCGACGCCGATCTGACGCTCACGCCCCGCGAGGGGCAGACGTTCGGGATCGAATCGCTCGATACGGCCGCGCTGCGGCGGCTTCCCGGCGTGGAGGCGGTGTCGCTGGC
Coding sequences within it:
- a CDS encoding outer membrane beta-barrel protein yields the protein MKTMKFITLCASVLLAASAARAQHTVGVFGGFGTGTARFYPAQETKSVGGRFSGGFSWRYYSATRFVGCVGVDLEFLQRGFAYAPFASTTENEADYVYYTRKLNSFVVPLVWQPHFYLARRHLRVYLEAALTFSYNFDSSYVNDVARENGVEPWRGKYEFKTARDNRWGYGLAGGAGLAVLIGRFEVSAGARYYFGYSDILRNRNKYYDNAVDGAENPFWYTPQRSPMDNLMVRIGVAYRFAPEFKSWTVKRQKREKMKAGFDFGEKPQK
- the rbfA gene encoding 30S ribosome-binding factor RbfA: MTENLSMRQQKIARQIQRDMADIFSKEAASFLQGAMVTVTAVRVSPDFGYAKIYVSVFPFDRSTAVMAVLDKQNWLLRRSLGQRVHNQLKTVPEIQFFLDDSLEYIDNIDQLLREEK